A window of Polaromonas hydrogenivorans contains these coding sequences:
- a CDS encoding transposase has translation MHRKPHSHHSTEFKEQALLKARHRGARSILSLASELNMSAGTLKRWVLDSAKAGEQALGETSPALDGPAASWSPSQRLRALQESYAFNGPALAAWCRERGVFEHQLVQWREEFCTPVAPASREATGAFRELQRQHEQLQRELRRKEKALAEVAALLVLQKNFQALLEGADK, from the coding sequence ATGCACAGAAAACCTCATTCCCATCACTCCACCGAATTCAAGGAGCAGGCACTGCTCAAAGCCCGCCATCGCGGCGCGCGTTCAATTCTGAGCCTTGCCAGCGAGCTGAACATGTCTGCCGGCACCCTCAAGCGATGGGTGCTGGACTCGGCCAAGGCCGGCGAACAGGCACTCGGGGAGACAAGCCCTGCGCTGGACGGCCCGGCTGCATCTTGGTCGCCATCGCAGCGCCTGAGGGCTCTGCAGGAAAGCTACGCATTCAATGGCCCGGCACTGGCGGCGTGGTGCCGCGAGCGTGGTGTGTTCGAGCACCAGTTGGTGCAGTGGCGCGAAGAGTTTTGCACCCCGGTCGCGCCCGCCTCGCGCGAGGCAACGGGTGCCTTTCGAGAACTCCAGCGTCAGCACGAGCAGCTCCAGCGTGAATTGCGGCGCAAGGAAAAAGCGCTGGCCGAGGTAGCCGCCTTGCTGGTGTTGCAAAAAAACTTCCAGGCGCTGCTGGAGGGCGCGGACAAATGA
- a CDS encoding MipA/OmpV family protein, producing MKNSIPFKLAAFFRAFSRPEASIHPAGAHAPAKIAPPFQARPPASAIFRWLAVGAGALLAAVLCIQPALAQETLVPADSASRWGLGLGVGVERKPYRGMDNDTQALPLLFYENKWVSLMGSRLDIKLPSAGPVSFGLRARYAAEGYEASDSPVFAGMAERKDGLWLGAAAVWRNDIATVSAELLGDASGNSKGQQARLLVERGFKSGAFEFVPRVAATWLDSKYVGYYYGVNASEATAGRAAYAGKASVNLELGLRTSYALAPRQSVFVDLSVMGLGSGIKDSPLVERSSQSTLRVGYLYRF from the coding sequence ATGAAAAATTCCATTCCCTTCAAACTTGCTGCTTTTTTCAGGGCCTTCAGCCGCCCGGAGGCGTCTATCCACCCGGCCGGCGCGCATGCGCCCGCAAAAATCGCGCCGCCGTTTCAGGCGCGCCCGCCAGCCAGTGCGATTTTCCGCTGGCTGGCCGTCGGCGCCGGGGCGCTGCTGGCGGCCGTGCTGTGCATACAGCCTGCGTTGGCCCAGGAAACCCTGGTGCCGGCCGACAGCGCCTCCCGCTGGGGCCTGGGCCTGGGTGTGGGTGTCGAGCGCAAGCCGTATCGCGGCATGGACAACGACACCCAGGCCTTGCCACTGCTGTTTTATGAGAACAAATGGGTCAGCCTGATGGGCTCGCGCCTGGATATCAAGCTGCCCTCGGCCGGGCCGGTATCGTTCGGTTTGCGTGCCCGTTACGCTGCCGAGGGCTACGAGGCTTCAGACTCGCCGGTATTTGCCGGCATGGCTGAACGCAAGGACGGCCTCTGGCTGGGCGCCGCCGCGGTCTGGCGCAATGACATCGCCACTGTCTCGGCCGAACTGCTGGGCGACGCATCGGGCAACAGCAAGGGACAACAAGCCCGGCTGTTGGTCGAGCGCGGCTTCAAATCAGGTGCGTTTGAATTTGTGCCCCGCGTGGCAGCCACCTGGCTGGACAGCAAGTATGTGGGCTACTACTACGGCGTCAACGCGTCCGAGGCCACTGCCGGGCGTGCCGCGTATGCGGGCAAGGCAAGCGTCAATCTGGAGCTGGGGCTGCGCACCAGCTACGCGCTGGCGCCGCGGCAGAGCGTGTTTGTCGATCTCAGCGTCATGGGGCTGGGCTCGGGCATCAAGGACAGCCCGCTGGTCGAACGCTCCAGCCAGAGCACCTTGCGCGTGGGGTATCTCTACCGGTTTTGA